A portion of the Actomonas aquatica genome contains these proteins:
- the fliP gene encoding flagellar type III secretion system pore protein FliP (The bacterial flagellar biogenesis protein FliP forms a type III secretion system (T3SS)-type pore required for flagellar assembly.) yields the protein MNRRWWWWVLCFLLPLGLVAQEATDDAPTVSFDAPTAGQRAAAEAPAPEANSNQGLSLNIGLEGEGSTGNVSVTVQLVLLMTLLTLAPSLIMLMTSFTRLVIVLGFVRTAIGVPSAPSNQIVIGLSLFLTFFIMGPVLDRTYDEALRPYLDREISSSEAIERASVPMREFMLKQTRTRDLEFFLQLGRFPPTRVDELPMRVVIPAFIISELQTAFQMGFLIFLPFLVIDVLVSSVLMSLGMMMMPPAIVSLPFKLLLFVLVDGWHLVVQSLVQSFAT from the coding sequence ATGAACCGACGTTGGTGGTGGTGGGTTCTCTGCTTTCTCCTGCCGCTCGGACTGGTCGCGCAGGAAGCGACCGACGACGCCCCCACGGTGAGCTTCGATGCGCCCACCGCCGGCCAACGCGCCGCGGCGGAAGCGCCCGCGCCGGAGGCCAATTCCAACCAAGGCCTCTCACTCAACATCGGCCTCGAAGGGGAGGGCAGCACCGGCAACGTGAGCGTCACGGTGCAGTTGGTGTTGTTGATGACGCTGCTCACGCTGGCGCCGTCGCTCATCATGCTGATGACCAGCTTCACGCGCCTGGTCATTGTGCTCGGTTTTGTGCGCACGGCCATCGGAGTGCCGAGTGCGCCGTCCAATCAGATCGTGATCGGTCTCTCACTCTTCCTGACCTTTTTCATCATGGGCCCGGTGCTGGATCGCACCTACGATGAAGCCCTGCGACCCTACCTCGATCGGGAGATTTCCTCCAGTGAAGCCATCGAGCGCGCCTCGGTGCCGATGCGGGAGTTTATGCTCAAGCAGACGCGCACCCGCGATCTCGAGTTCTTCCTCCAACTCGGTCGTTTCCCGCCGACCCGCGTCGACGAACTGCCGATGCGGGTGGTCATCCCGGCCTTCATCATCAGCGAGCTGCAGACCGCCTTTCAGATGGGCTTCCTCATCTTCCTGCCGTTCCTGGTGATCGACGTGCTGGTGTCGTCCGTGCTCATGTCGCTGGGCATGATGATGATGCCGCCCGCCATCGTTTCGCTGCCCTTCAAACTGCTGCTCTTCGTCCTCGTCGACGGCTGGCATCTGGTCGTCCAGAGCCTCGTGCAAAGTTTCGCCACCTAG
- a CDS encoding Gfo/Idh/MocA family protein gives MNNPRPPRSDSRRAFLKRSAALGACLIAAPQIVRSQVLGRKSVPGANDRINLAFIGHGKQMGGHVAVVETPGVQPLYVCDVKAKALAAAKADMAARGFPDVVATPDYEDIMNDPAVDAVFIVTPDHWHAAIAIAAMRAGKDVYVEKPMTLTIAEGKAMVEAERRYGAVLQVGSQQRSEHAFRKAAEMVRSGWIGEIKEIHTRLGSFPPPTLGPAEEIPEGFNYDKWLGPAPFEPFTANRVLGDYGGGWRSYWEYGSRKNGDWGAHHFDIAQWALGRDDSGPSLFVPKGYEGEEYQYHQYDDGIKVIRDYPIERNHMIRFVGSEGDIWVSREGRLDTSRPELAKRPLGPDDVRLYESNNHQQNWLQCIRSRQTPICSAHIGHRTATICQVAGIAERLNRPVRWDPVKQRIVDDAEASRWEDRPRRAGYELPA, from the coding sequence ATGAATAACCCCCGCCCCCCTCGCTCGGATTCGCGTCGTGCGTTTCTCAAGCGCAGTGCTGCCCTTGGCGCCTGCCTCATTGCCGCTCCCCAGATTGTTCGATCGCAAGTGCTTGGCCGTAAGAGCGTGCCGGGCGCCAACGACCGCATCAATCTCGCCTTTATCGGCCACGGCAAGCAGATGGGCGGTCACGTTGCCGTCGTCGAAACCCCGGGCGTGCAACCCCTCTACGTGTGCGACGTGAAAGCCAAGGCTCTCGCTGCCGCCAAGGCCGACATGGCCGCACGCGGTTTCCCCGACGTGGTGGCGACGCCGGACTACGAGGACATCATGAACGACCCCGCGGTCGATGCCGTCTTCATCGTAACGCCCGACCACTGGCATGCCGCCATCGCCATCGCCGCCATGCGCGCGGGCAAGGACGTGTATGTGGAGAAGCCCATGACCCTCACCATCGCCGAGGGCAAAGCGATGGTGGAAGCCGAGCGTCGCTACGGCGCCGTCCTGCAGGTCGGTTCCCAACAGCGCTCCGAACACGCCTTCCGCAAGGCCGCCGAGATGGTGCGCAGCGGTTGGATCGGCGAAATCAAAGAGATCCACACCCGCCTCGGCAGTTTTCCGCCGCCGACCCTCGGCCCGGCCGAGGAAATCCCGGAGGGGTTCAACTACGACAAATGGCTCGGCCCGGCGCCCTTTGAGCCCTTTACCGCCAATCGCGTGCTGGGCGACTACGGAGGCGGCTGGCGCAGCTATTGGGAATACGGTTCCCGCAAGAATGGCGACTGGGGCGCGCACCATTTCGACATCGCGCAATGGGCGCTCGGCCGCGACGACTCCGGGCCGTCGCTCTTCGTGCCCAAGGGTTACGAGGGCGAGGAGTATCAGTATCACCAATACGACGACGGCATTAAGGTCATCCGCGACTACCCGATTGAGCGCAACCACATGATCCGGTTCGTCGGCAGCGAGGGCGACATCTGGGTGAGCCGCGAGGGTCGCCTCGACACCTCCCGTCCCGAGTTGGCCAAACGCCCGCTGGGTCCCGACGACGTGCGGCTCTACGAGTCGAACAACCACCAGCAGAACTGGCTGCAATGCATCCGTTCGCGCCAGACGCCGATCTGCTCGGCCCACATCGGCCATCGCACCGCCACGATCTGTCAGGTCGCCGGCATCGCCGAGCGCCTCAACCGCCCCGTGCGGTGGGATCCGGTGAAGCAGCGCATCGTCGATGATGCCGAAGCCAGCCGCTGGGAAGACCGGCCGCGCCGCGCCGGCTACGAACTGCCCGCCTAA
- a CDS encoding flagellar motor switch protein FliM, with translation MADDDNSADGDVNPFDILDQSEIDNLLNSSEVVEEQIMLRADGTRMTGATLPKVEDYDFRNPVFLTEVELRRLRLIHEEFIRYLQAKLSLVLRMEFSLKMAKLTTLTYTKFCEGLPNPTHLCLFKVDPLTGVGVLDFNTRLALTVVDRLLGGRGHSVKAERYLTEIEISLLEDVIKEILDQWCHQWKWDKEMHPHLIGHETNGRFLQTSPRDAIVLLLSMEAAFGDCSEQITIGVPYYMIEPMVKSIHARRAKDTQPVTVHIPEAMSPLCEHITMPVRAEWPAFETSLRELLALRPGDLLQLPTKITEETHITLNGTPKFVGQVGLEGDHVAVTLTKNLPSQEP, from the coding sequence ATGGCAGACGACGACAATTCCGCCGACGGCGACGTCAACCCGTTCGACATCCTCGACCAGAGCGAGATTGATAATCTGCTCAACTCTTCCGAGGTGGTGGAGGAGCAGATCATGCTCCGCGCCGATGGCACCCGGATGACGGGCGCCACGCTGCCCAAGGTCGAGGACTACGACTTCCGCAATCCGGTCTTCCTCACCGAGGTCGAGCTGCGCCGGCTGCGTCTCATTCACGAGGAGTTCATCCGCTACCTGCAGGCCAAACTCTCGCTGGTGCTGCGCATGGAGTTTTCGCTCAAGATGGCGAAGCTCACCACGCTCACTTACACCAAGTTCTGTGAGGGTCTGCCCAACCCGACCCACCTCTGCCTCTTCAAGGTCGACCCGCTGACCGGCGTCGGCGTGCTCGACTTCAATACCCGCCTCGCCCTCACGGTCGTCGATCGACTGCTCGGTGGTCGCGGTCACTCGGTGAAAGCCGAGCGCTACCTCACCGAGATCGAAATCTCGCTGCTGGAGGATGTCATTAAAGAGATCCTCGACCAGTGGTGCCACCAGTGGAAGTGGGACAAGGAGATGCATCCGCACCTCATCGGTCACGAGACCAACGGTCGCTTCCTGCAGACCTCGCCGCGTGACGCCATCGTGCTGCTGCTGAGCATGGAGGCTGCGTTCGGCGATTGCTCCGAGCAGATCACGATCGGCGTGCCTTACTACATGATCGAGCCGATGGTGAAGTCCATCCACGCGCGCCGCGCCAAGGACACCCAACCGGTCACCGTGCACATTCCCGAGGCGATGTCGCCCTTGTGTGAGCACATCACCATGCCGGTGCGCGCCGAATGGCCGGCCTTCGAAACCTCGCTGCGCGAGCTGTTGGCCCTGCGTCCCGGTGACCTGCTGCAATTGCCGACCAAGATCACCGAGGAGACGCACATCACCCTCAACGGCACCCCCAAATTTGTCGGTCAAGTGGGCCTCGAAGGAGACCACGTGGCCGTAACCCTTACCAAAAACCTTCCTTCCCAGGAGCCCTGA
- a CDS encoding FliO/MopB family protein, protein MSVLSPVSRRFTSVTRWLLVVAGCTGLELVQPALAADPQPATAVAEDATSNESSTISEFEEPASSSAAERGGNTLLYPADGDNRIGGGAVAPADHLSTGWLLAGLVLVGAGVWVWLQRGRLPRRAGSARLIDIEETKSLGNRQFLVVAACDGRRFLLGVSPGHINTLADLDDLPTSAAVIPPAPEAER, encoded by the coding sequence GTGAGCGTTCTTTCTCCAGTTTCCCGTCGCTTTACCAGCGTCACCCGCTGGCTGCTAGTGGTAGCCGGCTGCACTGGATTGGAGCTGGTGCAGCCGGCCTTGGCCGCTGACCCGCAACCCGCCACCGCGGTGGCGGAGGACGCGACGTCGAACGAATCTTCTACAATTTCTGAGTTTGAGGAGCCTGCCAGTTCCTCTGCTGCCGAGCGCGGCGGTAACACCCTATTGTATCCGGCTGATGGAGACAATCGGATAGGGGGTGGGGCCGTCGCGCCGGCGGACCATTTATCCACGGGCTGGCTGCTGGCCGGACTCGTGCTGGTCGGTGCCGGAGTCTGGGTCTGGTTGCAACGCGGCCGTCTGCCGCGGCGCGCGGGATCCGCCCGGTTGATCGACATCGAGGAGACCAAGTCCCTCGGCAATCGTCAGTTCCTGGTCGTCGCCGCCTGCGACGGCCGTCGCTTCCTTCTGGGCGTGTCCCCCGGCCACATCAATACGCTGGCCGATCTGGATGATCTGCCCACCAGTGCCGCGGTGATTCCGCCGGCCCCGGAGGCCGAGCGATGA
- a CDS encoding flagellar biosynthetic protein FliQ codes for MTPEAAIDLLKEVITFAVYLCAPFLIILLTVGLIISVLQSVTSIQEQTLSFVPKLLVFAAASIAMAPWAIRTTTEFATEMITRMGGVTS; via the coding sequence ATGACTCCCGAAGCCGCCATCGATCTGCTTAAAGAAGTGATCACGTTCGCCGTGTATCTCTGTGCGCCGTTTCTCATCATCCTGCTCACGGTGGGTCTTATCATCAGCGTGTTGCAGTCGGTCACGAGTATTCAGGAGCAGACCCTGTCCTTCGTGCCCAAGCTGCTGGTCTTCGCCGCCGCCAGCATCGCCATGGCGCCCTGGGCGATTCGCACGACCACGGAGTTTGCGACGGAAATGATCACCCGCATGGGTGGCGTCACCTCGTAG
- a CDS encoding EscU/YscU/HrcU family type III secretion system export apparatus switch protein, with protein sequence MAEDQDKDSKTEAPTAKRLEDAIAKGQFAKSQDLQAVVLLIAALGALGLTLTKSVQTVVGMAVRTFSNLGAAEVTLRSAPTHLMEISNTAMPVLLPIMVTAVVAALLVGGFQSGFNLTPKVFEFDPNKFNPVKGFGRIFSKQAAVKGGLDILKVIAIALILAMAARTLVADPMFNAPIEAGYLAEFMHRSSMAFLARLIIAMSIIAALSYAYEKFKTGEDMKMSRQDIKDESKQQEGSPESKMAMRRMARRLMQRQMVEAVPTADVVITNPTHFAIALKYERGVDSAPIVLAKGENRFAQRLKAIAKENGVPMVENKPVARFLFKVGQVGQPIPSELFQAVANILAHVYRTHRYYFHELKSRRLLLAQHGADKK encoded by the coding sequence ATGGCCGAAGATCAGGACAAAGACTCAAAGACGGAGGCACCGACCGCGAAGCGTTTGGAAGACGCGATCGCGAAGGGCCAGTTTGCGAAGTCACAGGACCTGCAGGCGGTGGTGTTGTTGATCGCCGCCCTCGGCGCATTGGGCCTCACGCTCACCAAGTCGGTGCAGACGGTGGTGGGCATGGCGGTGCGGACCTTCAGCAATTTGGGCGCGGCCGAGGTTACCCTGCGTTCCGCGCCGACCCACCTGATGGAGATCTCCAACACGGCGATGCCGGTGTTGCTGCCCATCATGGTCACGGCGGTGGTGGCCGCGTTGCTGGTGGGTGGATTTCAGAGCGGGTTTAACCTCACCCCCAAGGTCTTCGAGTTCGACCCGAACAAGTTCAACCCGGTCAAGGGCTTCGGCCGGATCTTTTCCAAACAGGCCGCGGTAAAGGGTGGGTTGGATATTCTCAAGGTGATCGCGATTGCGCTGATTTTGGCGATGGCCGCCCGCACGCTGGTGGCCGACCCGATGTTTAACGCGCCAATCGAGGCCGGGTATTTGGCGGAGTTCATGCACCGCTCGTCGATGGCCTTCCTCGCACGTCTCATCATCGCGATGAGCATCATCGCCGCGCTCTCCTACGCTTACGAGAAGTTCAAGACTGGCGAAGACATGAAGATGTCGCGTCAGGACATCAAAGATGAGAGCAAGCAGCAGGAGGGCAGCCCGGAATCCAAGATGGCGATGCGCCGCATGGCCCGTCGTCTCATGCAGCGCCAGATGGTCGAAGCCGTGCCGACGGCCGACGTGGTGATCACCAACCCGACGCACTTTGCGATCGCGCTCAAATACGAGCGCGGCGTCGACTCCGCCCCGATCGTCCTGGCGAAGGGCGAGAACCGTTTCGCGCAGCGTCTCAAGGCCATCGCCAAAGAAAACGGGGTGCCGATGGTCGAGAACAAGCCGGTCGCGCGCTTCCTCTTCAAAGTCGGGCAGGTGGGCCAACCGATTCCCTCCGAACTCTTCCAGGCCGTGGCCAACATCCTGGCCCACGTTTACCGCACCCACCGCTACTACTTCCACGAGCTCAAATCGCGCCGCCTGCTGCTGGCGCAGCACGGAGCAGATAAGAAGTAA
- the flhA gene encoding flagellar biosynthesis protein FlhA encodes MSASTAASSAAPQRSFAEALLHRADLLFAGVLFATVLMLILPMPAVMLDTLLAMNIGSAMMVLLVVIYVKDPPEFSGFPTILLALTLFRLALNVLSTRLILTKGEAGNVIDSFGNFVIQGNYIVGFVVFLILIVINFMVITKGAGRIAEVSARFTLDALPGKQMAIDAELNAGIIDETTATRRRVKVQKEADFYGAMDGASKFVRGDAIAGILITLVNIIGGFAIGALQMDLSLAESAQKFTLLSIGDGLVSQIPALVISVAAGILVTRASSKSGNLGSQIGQQFVRYPRAMKIAGAMLGSFGLMPGMPIIPFALLGGMAFYVGTMLEKHPVADDEDDAPAKPAQAAGGGEGDAGQGGAGAANVGAKTERTPAEELKSCLTQDVFAIEIGYGLLPLVETAKGGELLGRITGVRKTIARERGLLVPPISVRDNIELEANEYRFLLRGRAVAKGSVMPGRWLAMNVSGSSVSLRGVPTKEPVFGIDAVWVDEPEKRNAELGNFTIVEPSAVMITHLSETLRNVGHLLLGRQDVQQLIDHVKTSHPALVSELLPDLVNLGIIQRVLQNLLRESISITNLPLILEGIGDYAPLTKNPDDLSERVRRSLGLYFVPAYETMPGTLKATTLDPRLEQILASKVHRGGGETVLLLDPTTAHHIVNHLAERVAAATQLGEPPVLVVGAEIRLALQRFLEPSFPRLAVIAFQEIPPATEIENSGLVPAPAGAHIPVPMPSPGNASAAAA; translated from the coding sequence ATGTCCGCATCCACCGCCGCCAGTTCCGCCGCTCCTCAGCGATCCTTTGCCGAAGCCCTGCTGCATCGCGCCGACTTGCTCTTCGCGGGCGTGTTGTTCGCCACCGTGTTGATGCTCATCCTGCCGATGCCGGCGGTGATGCTCGACACCCTGCTGGCGATGAACATCGGCAGCGCGATGATGGTGCTCCTCGTGGTGATCTACGTGAAGGACCCGCCCGAGTTCAGCGGTTTCCCGACCATCCTGCTGGCGCTCACGCTCTTCCGCCTCGCGCTCAATGTGTTGTCGACGCGCCTCATCCTCACCAAGGGCGAGGCCGGCAACGTGATCGATTCGTTCGGCAACTTCGTCATTCAGGGCAACTACATCGTCGGTTTCGTCGTCTTCCTCATTCTCATCGTGATCAACTTCATGGTGATCACCAAGGGTGCCGGTCGTATCGCCGAGGTGAGTGCGCGTTTCACCTTGGACGCCTTGCCCGGTAAGCAGATGGCCATCGATGCCGAACTCAACGCCGGCATCATCGACGAGACCACCGCCACCCGCCGCCGTGTGAAGGTGCAGAAGGAGGCCGACTTCTACGGTGCGATGGACGGTGCGTCCAAGTTTGTGCGCGGTGACGCCATCGCTGGTATTCTCATTACGCTGGTCAACATCATCGGCGGCTTCGCCATCGGTGCGCTGCAGATGGACCTGTCGCTGGCGGAGAGCGCGCAGAAGTTTACCCTGCTGTCCATCGGTGACGGCCTTGTGTCCCAGATCCCGGCCCTGGTGATCTCGGTGGCGGCCGGTATCCTCGTGACGCGGGCGTCGTCGAAGTCGGGCAACCTCGGTAGTCAGATCGGTCAGCAGTTTGTGCGGTATCCGCGGGCGATGAAGATCGCTGGCGCGATGCTCGGTTCCTTCGGTCTCATGCCGGGCATGCCGATCATCCCCTTTGCCCTGCTCGGCGGCATGGCGTTCTACGTGGGCACCATGCTGGAGAAGCATCCGGTGGCCGACGACGAGGACGATGCCCCCGCCAAACCGGCCCAAGCGGCGGGTGGCGGCGAGGGCGACGCCGGTCAGGGCGGCGCAGGCGCGGCGAATGTGGGAGCCAAGACCGAGCGCACCCCGGCCGAGGAGTTGAAGAGCTGCCTCACTCAGGACGTGTTTGCCATCGAGATCGGCTACGGGCTCCTGCCGCTGGTCGAGACGGCCAAGGGCGGCGAGTTGCTCGGCCGCATCACCGGCGTGCGCAAGACCATTGCTCGTGAGCGCGGTCTGTTGGTGCCGCCGATCAGCGTGCGCGACAACATCGAGCTCGAGGCCAATGAATACCGCTTCCTGCTGCGTGGCCGCGCCGTGGCCAAGGGCAGTGTGATGCCGGGCCGCTGGCTGGCCATGAATGTCTCCGGCAGCTCCGTTTCGCTGCGCGGCGTGCCGACCAAGGAGCCGGTCTTTGGCATCGACGCGGTGTGGGTCGACGAACCCGAAAAGCGCAACGCCGAGCTCGGCAACTTCACCATCGTCGAACCCTCGGCGGTGATGATCACCCACCTTTCCGAAACCCTGCGCAATGTCGGCCACCTCCTCCTCGGTCGCCAGGACGTGCAGCAGCTCATCGACCACGTGAAGACCTCGCACCCGGCGCTCGTATCCGAGCTGCTGCCGGATCTGGTCAACCTCGGCATCATTCAACGCGTGTTGCAGAACCTGCTGCGCGAAAGCATCTCGATCACCAACCTGCCGCTCATCCTCGAAGGCATCGGCGACTACGCGCCATTGACCAAGAACCCGGACGATTTGAGCGAGCGCGTGCGCCGGTCCCTCGGCCTGTATTTTGTCCCGGCTTACGAAACCATGCCGGGCACCTTGAAGGCGACCACGCTGGATCCGCGGCTGGAGCAAATCTTGGCGTCCAAAGTGCATCGCGGTGGCGGCGAGACGGTGCTGCTGCTCGACCCGACCACGGCGCACCACATCGTCAATCACCTGGCCGAGCGCGTGGCGGCGGCGACGCAGTTGGGCGAGCCGCCCGTGCTGGTGGTGGGCGCGGAGATTCGGCTGGCCCTGCAACGTTTCCTCGAGCCCAGCTTCCCGCGTTTGGCGGTTATTGCCTTCCAGGAAATCCCGCCGGCCACCGAGATCGAAAACTCGGGTCTGGTGCCGGCTCCGGCGGGCGCGCACATCCCCGTGCCGATGCCCAGTCCAGGGAACGCCTCCGCTGCGGCGGCCTGA
- a CDS encoding HEAT repeat domain-containing protein, translating into MSPRFFLLAAATCCALCASLTASEITPLIDALNADDYAARQSARLELRQTLVDAPARDLRAYERELLANTGPEHDWATRDWTLRMLELVGSKSAVKPLAKLLNDEDPRVRDLARRALSAIPSSSAAAALEKAALKAPAAERDGYADALAYRAEARAVRELAALLKEESADAALALGKIGNRAAQKALVRAHESATGNFKLEVEWALLDSGYTSRAMVDFGGNEAIRTAAFAALLKQQPNDAASVLKAVLADAAHVDRGTFLRAAMDSALSETVVAMLPDLGEDEQRIVLGAIADLGLSTYEPSVLALLATASPELKPVVIRTLGLVGSAESFQPLLDLYLADGRDRDAAGALARLQAPLVDASLLATAQGDGPVEDRAAALRLLVLRNTDGVTALLNGFADAANPPALREAAFTGMEVVGDADSVRLLLAAILNNDPQKRDAQGSLKKLSAVLGVPDYQWTELYAPAMQLATDDGRRDILAILDGASGPAAAAYLQDLVIGDDTLAPEAMNSLRRWTDISGVDAWLAIATDANSTDEEVAMAKQGIIRLIRSTRVTGLYPVKVMKAAESLRALANDDAFRLELIKTYDRKLHWQTRSQILGLFPEFADDPVIGEAVTELIDRATFR; encoded by the coding sequence ATGTCCCCCCGTTTTTTCCTCCTCGCCGCCGCCACCTGCTGCGCACTTTGCGCCTCGCTGACGGCCAGCGAAATCACCCCGCTCATCGACGCCCTCAACGCCGATGATTACGCCGCCCGCCAATCCGCCCGGCTCGAGTTGCGTCAGACCTTGGTCGACGCCCCGGCTCGCGACCTGCGCGCCTACGAACGTGAACTGCTGGCCAATACCGGCCCCGAGCATGACTGGGCCACGCGCGACTGGACGCTGCGCATGCTCGAGCTCGTTGGCTCCAAATCCGCGGTGAAGCCGCTGGCCAAGTTGCTAAACGACGAAGACCCGCGCGTCCGCGATCTCGCGCGCCGCGCCCTGAGCGCCATTCCGTCCAGCAGCGCCGCCGCTGCCCTCGAAAAGGCCGCCCTCAAAGCCCCGGCCGCTGAGCGCGACGGTTATGCCGACGCGCTGGCATATCGGGCGGAAGCGCGAGCCGTGCGCGAACTGGCCGCCCTGCTCAAAGAGGAATCGGCCGACGCCGCTCTGGCGCTCGGCAAGATCGGCAATCGCGCCGCGCAGAAGGCCCTCGTGCGGGCGCACGAATCCGCCACCGGCAACTTCAAACTGGAAGTCGAATGGGCCTTGCTCGACAGCGGTTACACCAGCCGGGCGATGGTCGATTTTGGCGGCAATGAGGCGATTCGCACCGCTGCCTTTGCCGCGCTGCTCAAGCAGCAACCCAACGACGCCGCCTCCGTGCTCAAGGCCGTGCTGGCCGATGCGGCGCACGTCGACCGCGGCACCTTCCTGCGCGCCGCCATGGATTCTGCGCTGAGCGAAACGGTGGTGGCGATGTTGCCGGATCTCGGTGAGGACGAACAACGCATCGTATTGGGCGCCATCGCCGATCTCGGCCTCTCGACCTATGAGCCGTCGGTGCTGGCTTTGCTCGCAACCGCTTCGCCCGAGCTGAAGCCGGTGGTCATCCGCACCCTGGGTCTGGTCGGCTCGGCTGAAAGTTTCCAACCGCTGCTCGACCTCTATCTAGCGGACGGACGGGATCGCGACGCTGCCGGAGCTCTGGCCCGACTCCAGGCGCCCTTGGTCGACGCCTCCCTGCTGGCCACGGCCCAAGGTGACGGCCCGGTCGAGGACCGCGCTGCCGCCCTGCGTCTGTTGGTGCTGCGCAACACCGATGGCGTGACCGCGTTGCTCAACGGTTTTGCCGACGCCGCCAATCCGCCGGCGCTGCGCGAAGCGGCCTTTACCGGCATGGAAGTGGTGGGCGACGCCGACAGCGTGCGTCTGCTGCTCGCAGCGATCCTCAACAACGACCCGCAGAAGCGCGACGCGCAGGGCAGCCTGAAAAAACTCTCCGCCGTGCTGGGCGTGCCGGACTATCAGTGGACCGAACTGTATGCCCCCGCCATGCAGCTCGCGACCGATGACGGTCGGCGCGACATCCTGGCCATCCTCGATGGTGCCTCCGGACCCGCAGCGGCCGCCTACCTGCAGGACCTCGTGATCGGTGACGATACCCTGGCTCCCGAGGCGATGAACTCGCTGCGACGCTGGACCGATATCAGCGGCGTGGATGCGTGGCTGGCGATCGCGACCGACGCCAATTCGACCGACGAGGAAGTGGCGATGGCGAAACAAGGCATCATTCGCCTGATCCGTTCGACCCGCGTCACTGGCCTTTACCCGGTCAAGGTGATGAAGGCGGCGGAGTCCCTGCGAGCCTTGGCCAACGACGACGCGTTTCGTTTGGAGCTGATTAAAACCTACGACCGCAAACTGCATTGGCAGACGCGTTCGCAGATTTTGGGCCTCTTCCCGGAGTTTGCGGATGATCCGGTCATCGGCGAAGCGGTGACCGAACTCATCGACCGCGCCACCTTCCGCTGA
- a CDS encoding flagellar biosynthetic protein FliR: MIALRAGGLLAMIPTVGNKPLPPTLKVAFALSLATLLTPLVPIDAGAVAGWGPLILASMGELVLGLALGWVGKFVFAAVEMAGRVITNEIGLRGAPGFDAPRPDQEPLAAALMFLAGLLFFGFGAHHQVLAAFARTFQLMPAGAGMLGPMSPETMVQGTAHVVELGLRMSAPFIAFNFLVTMAFSILSKAVPKMNVFILSFPLKIMGGMLLFAGFGMLLGRYLYVEFDRLPQLLLELAVR; encoded by the coding sequence ATGATCGCACTGCGGGCCGGGGGCCTGCTGGCGATGATCCCGACAGTGGGCAACAAGCCCTTGCCGCCGACGCTCAAGGTCGCGTTTGCCCTCAGCTTGGCGACTTTGCTGACGCCCCTGGTGCCGATCGATGCCGGGGCCGTGGCGGGGTGGGGGCCTTTGATTCTGGCGAGCATGGGCGAGCTGGTGCTCGGTCTCGCGCTGGGGTGGGTGGGTAAGTTTGTGTTCGCGGCCGTCGAGATGGCCGGCCGCGTGATCACCAACGAAATCGGTCTGCGCGGCGCGCCCGGTTTTGATGCCCCGCGGCCCGACCAGGAACCGTTGGCGGCCGCGCTCATGTTTCTGGCGGGACTCTTGTTTTTTGGCTTCGGCGCGCACCACCAGGTGCTGGCAGCCTTTGCCCGCACCTTTCAACTCATGCCGGCGGGGGCGGGTATGTTGGGGCCGATGAGTCCCGAGACGATGGTGCAGGGCACCGCACACGTGGTGGAACTGGGCCTGCGCATGTCGGCGCCATTCATTGCCTTCAATTTTTTGGTCACCATGGCCTTCTCGATTCTGAGCAAGGCCGTGCCGAAGATGAATGTCTTCATCCTCAGCTTTCCGCTCAAGATTATGGGCGGCATGCTGCTGTTTGCCGGCTTCGGCATGCTGCTGGGACGCTACCTCTACGTGGAGTTTGATCGCCTGCCGCAGCTATTGCTCGAGCTGGCCGTGCGATAG
- the fliN gene encoding flagellar motor switch protein FliN, whose protein sequence is MDDKTFDLVLDVKVKVTVQLGHCQLPMREVLDLSPGAVIQLNQQATDPVGLYVNDKLIAYGEVVVVEESFGIKITELVGSRSKD, encoded by the coding sequence ATGGATGACAAAACGTTCGACCTCGTGTTGGACGTGAAAGTGAAAGTCACGGTCCAGCTCGGCCACTGCCAGCTGCCGATGCGCGAGGTGCTCGACCTCTCGCCGGGCGCCGTGATCCAGCTCAATCAGCAGGCCACCGATCCGGTGGGCCTCTACGTGAATGACAAGCTCATCGCCTATGGCGAAGTGGTCGTCGTGGAGGAGAGCTTTGGCATCAAGATCACCGAGCTCGTGGGCTCCCGCTCCAAGGACTGA